A stretch of Paenibacillus mucilaginosus 3016 DNA encodes these proteins:
- a CDS encoding extracellular solute-binding protein has translation MNQKSKAKSMAKPAVMAGLAAVLAAGCTGTGGAPAGGGETAGAQGGSSTASPSFNYTGAGPVTDQPASLKILATNAWSNNVDLTNAPIVQEVTKRAGVTVNWELIPPTTYQDAISPRLAAGADLPDIVYLLDQDQTMKNIQGGLFKPLNEYIDKYGVNIKKLFEKYPELKASLTTPDGKIYYIPQLAVTKNYMPTFMVNMRWLDKLGLKEPTTLDEFTEMLRKMKSGDPNGNGKPDEIPFSVQPKLLASAFGPVFGMDLANSFYTDKDGKVHYAYYEPAYKEYLTYLNGLYKEGLLEQDFASTTSDQITSKFSQNLTGVTFNFSYYTSMVYSKLFKDYDPNTPLIKGIAPLKGPHGDQFYMGRNPITGVFGISKNAADPELAFRFLDYASSEEAKEIYAWGLKGETYEVVDGKKQFTEKGKDNDFIQKFGINPVNLPIEQSVESTDVLVAPWHAKIDKEMEKYIKPPFPFVYALPDEAGTENTVMPDMTTYVNEMNIKFITGKESLDNFDAYLKALKGMGIEDVIKGRQAQYDRYQAAGKK, from the coding sequence GGCGGTGCTGGCGGCGGGATGTACCGGTACCGGAGGAGCGCCGGCGGGCGGAGGGGAGACGGCGGGGGCGCAGGGAGGAAGCAGTACGGCGTCGCCGAGCTTCAACTATACAGGGGCGGGGCCGGTGACGGATCAGCCGGCATCACTGAAGATCCTCGCGACCAATGCGTGGAGCAATAATGTGGATCTGACGAACGCGCCGATCGTGCAGGAGGTCACGAAGCGGGCGGGAGTGACCGTCAACTGGGAGCTCATCCCGCCGACGACGTACCAAGACGCCATCAGTCCGCGGCTCGCGGCGGGAGCGGACCTGCCGGACATCGTCTACCTGCTCGATCAGGACCAGACAATGAAGAATATCCAAGGCGGGCTGTTCAAACCGCTGAACGAATACATCGACAAGTACGGTGTCAACATCAAGAAGCTGTTCGAGAAATATCCGGAGCTGAAGGCCAGCCTGACGACCCCCGACGGCAAAATTTATTACATCCCGCAGCTCGCGGTCACCAAGAACTACATGCCGACTTTCATGGTCAACATGCGCTGGCTGGATAAGCTGGGGCTGAAGGAGCCGACGACGCTGGATGAGTTCACGGAGATGCTCCGGAAGATGAAGTCCGGCGATCCGAACGGCAACGGCAAGCCGGACGAGATTCCATTCTCCGTGCAGCCGAAGCTGCTCGCCAGCGCCTTCGGACCGGTGTTCGGCATGGATCTGGCCAACAGCTTCTATACGGATAAGGACGGCAAGGTGCACTATGCTTACTACGAGCCGGCTTACAAGGAATACCTCACCTACCTGAACGGGCTGTACAAGGAGGGACTGCTCGAGCAGGACTTTGCTTCCACGACGTCGGATCAGATCACCTCGAAATTCTCGCAGAACCTCACGGGGGTTACGTTCAACTTCAGCTACTATACGTCGATGGTCTACAGCAAGCTGTTCAAGGATTATGATCCGAACACGCCGCTGATCAAGGGCATCGCCCCGCTCAAGGGGCCGCACGGGGACCAGTTCTACATGGGTCGCAACCCGATTACCGGGGTATTCGGGATCTCGAAGAACGCGGCCGATCCGGAGCTGGCGTTCCGGTTCCTCGACTATGCGAGCAGCGAAGAGGCCAAGGAGATCTATGCGTGGGGCCTCAAGGGAGAGACATATGAGGTGGTCGACGGCAAGAAGCAGTTTACCGAGAAAGGGAAGGACAACGATTTTATACAGAAATTCGGCATCAATCCGGTGAACCTGCCGATCGAGCAGTCGGTCGAATCGACGGATGTCCTTGTGGCGCCATGGCATGCCAAGATCGACAAGGAGATGGAGAAGTACATCAAGCCGCCGTTCCCGTTCGTCTACGCGCTTCCGGATGAGGCCGGCACCGAGAATACGGTCATGCCGGATATGACGACCTACGTGAATGAGATGAATATCAAGTTCATCACAGGCAAGGAGAGCCTCGACAACTTCGACGCTTACCTCAAGGCACTGAAGGGCATGGGCATTGAGGACGTCATCAAGGGAAGACAGGCGCAGTACGACCGGTATCAGGCGGCAGGCAAAAAATAA